From a single Myotis daubentonii chromosome 5, mMyoDau2.1, whole genome shotgun sequence genomic region:
- the LOC132234105 gene encoding olfactory receptor 10H2-like, whose amino-acid sequence MTAMLGLNHTSVSEFILIGFSPFPHLQLMFFLLFLLMYLFMLLGNLFILTTIWGERSLHTPMYLFLCALSISEILYTFAIVPRMLADLLSAHHSIAFVACASQMFFSFTFGFTHSFLLTVMGYDRYVAICHPLRYSVLMSPRGYACLVAWSWAGGSVMGLVVTMAIFHLPFCGPNEVHHFACHALPLLKLACGGNVSTVALGVGLVCIMALLGCCLLILLSYASIIATILRIPSAEGRQKAFSTCASHLTVVVVHYGFASVIYLKSKGPQSLEGDTLMGVTYTVLTPFLSPIIFSLRNKELKSAMKRTVLSRLLLQSSQRGWFHGRECGG is encoded by the coding sequence ATGACCGCCATGCTGGGGCTGAACCACACCTCTGTGTCTGAATTCATCCTCATCggcttctcccccttcccccacctccagctgATGTTCTTCCTGCTCTTCCTGCTGATGTACCTGTTCATGCTGCTGGGGAACCTGTTCATCCTGACCACCATCTGGGGCGAGCGCAGcctccacacgcccatgtacCTCTTCCTGTGTGCCCTCTCCATCTCCGAGATCCTCTATACCTTCGCCATTGTCCCGCGCATGCTGGCCGACCTGCTCTCCGCCCACCACTCCATCGCCTTCGTGGCCTGTGCCAGCCAGATGTTCTTTTCCTTCACGTTTGGCTTCACCCACTCCTTCCTGCTCACGGTCATGGGCTATGACCGCTAcgtggccatctgccaccccctgcgCTACAGCGTGCTCATGAGTCCCCGTGGCTACGCCTGCCTGGTGGCTTGGTCCTGGGCTGGTGGCTCGGTCATGGGGCTGGTGGTGACAATGGCCATTTTCCACCTCCCTTTCTGTGGGCCCAACGAGGTCCACCATTTTGCTTGTCATGCGCTTCCACTGTTGAAGTTGGCCTGTGGGGGCAACGTGTCCACCGTGGCCCTGGGCGTGGGCCTGGTGTGCATCATGGCCCTGCTGGGCTGctgcctcctcatcctcctctcctACGCCTCCATCATAGCCACCATCCTGAGGATCCCCTCGGCTGAGGGCCGGCAGAAGGCCTTCTCCACGTGCGCGTCCCACCTCACTGTGGTGGTCGTGCACTATGGCTTCGCCTCTGTCATCTACCTCAAGTCCAAGGGTCCCCAGTCTCTGGAAGGAGACACCCTGATGGGCGTCACCTACACAGTCCTCACGCCCTTCCTCAGCCCCATTATCTTCAGCCTCAGGAACAAGGAGCTGAAGAGCGCCATGAAGAGGACCGTCCTCAGCAGGCTTCTTCTCCAGAGCTCCCAAAGGGGCTGGTTTCACGGCAGGGAATGTGGTGGGTGA